A window of Pristis pectinata isolate sPriPec2 chromosome 33, sPriPec2.1.pri, whole genome shotgun sequence contains these coding sequences:
- the pane1 gene encoding centromere protein M isoform X1: protein MAVLRPLNKHPDLSTASVLLVGAEGLPLDQLAAMILKENKSFEVNVHLAKCLPLPVENDHTRPRIDLIVFLMDMRSQHSVETVRSSLAYVDVNYFLGKVCFLAAGDKSVKHQSVDMYTLKQLADSYLSPLILAELESTERRAVIAKRLLQMLKVAAGLVPGVSALALSSLIRPSFKTEVERC, encoded by the exons TTAGTTGGAGCTGAAGGTCTTCCTCTCGACCAGCTTGCGGCAATGATTCTGAAGGAGAACAAGTCCTTTGAAGTGAATGT CCATTTAGCAAAATGTCTGCCATTACCAGTGGAAAATGACCACACCCGTCCTCGGATAGACCTCATTGTGTTCCTAATGGATATGCGTAGTCAGCACAG TGTAGAAACTGTGAGGTCATCATTGGCCTATGTTGATGTGAACTACTTTCTTGGAAAAGTTTGCTTCCTGGCAGCTGGGG aCAAGTCTGTTAAACACCAGTCAGTGGACATGTACACTCTGAAGCAACTGGCAGATTCGTACTTGAGCCCTCTGATTCTCGCTGAGCTTGAG TCCACAGAGAGAAGAGCAGTGATAGCCAAGAGACTTCTTCAGATGTTGAAGGTAGCTGCTGGCCTGGTCCCAGGTGTCTCGGCCCTTGCTCTCAGTTCTCTGATAAGACCTTCCTTCAAGACTGAAGTTGAGAGATGCTAA
- the pane1 gene encoding centromere protein M isoform X2, whose product MILKENKSFEVNVHLAKCLPLPVENDHTRPRIDLIVFLMDMRSQHSVETVRSSLAYVDVNYFLGKVCFLAAGDKSVKHQSVDMYTLKQLADSYLSPLILAELESTERRAVIAKRLLQMLKVAAGLVPGVSALALSSLIRPSFKTEVERC is encoded by the exons ATGATTCTGAAGGAGAACAAGTCCTTTGAAGTGAATGT CCATTTAGCAAAATGTCTGCCATTACCAGTGGAAAATGACCACACCCGTCCTCGGATAGACCTCATTGTGTTCCTAATGGATATGCGTAGTCAGCACAG TGTAGAAACTGTGAGGTCATCATTGGCCTATGTTGATGTGAACTACTTTCTTGGAAAAGTTTGCTTCCTGGCAGCTGGGG aCAAGTCTGTTAAACACCAGTCAGTGGACATGTACACTCTGAAGCAACTGGCAGATTCGTACTTGAGCCCTCTGATTCTCGCTGAGCTTGAG TCCACAGAGAGAAGAGCAGTGATAGCCAAGAGACTTCTTCAGATGTTGAAGGTAGCTGCTGGCCTGGTCCCAGGTGTCTCGGCCCTTGCTCTCAGTTCTCTGATAAGACCTTCCTTCAAGACTGAAGTTGAGAGATGCTAA